The sequence below is a genomic window from Sphingobacterium sp. ML3W.
ATTACGGCACTGTTGTAGTCCCTGCCCGTTCAGGTAGACCTAAAGATAAATCATTGGTAGAAAACCAGGTGAAAATGATCTATAGCCGCGTATTTGCGCCCCTTCGAAACCAACAGTTCTTTGATATACATGCGCTCAATCAAGCTATAAGCACCTGTATGGTAAAGCATAACCAGACGCGCATGCAGCAGAAGCCATATTGCCGGGAAGAACGGTTCTTAAGTGTCGAAAAGGCTACATTGGGCGAACTTCCAAGTGAACGCTTCGAGTTAAAGTACTACGCTGAACTCAAAGTTGGCAATAATGGACACATCTATCTACAGCGCAACAAACACTATTATAGTGTCCCATTCACCTACATAGGAATGAAGGTGAAGCTTATCTACACACGTACTATGGTATCGATCTATTGCCAGGGAAAACAGATCGCTGTGCATATACGCAGTTATCAGGAAAATACCTATACCACTGTTGCAGAACACTTAAAGTCCGAACATCAGGCCTACAAGAAACGAAGTCATGAGACCTATTTAGCCCGAGCTAGAGAGCACTCACCAGAGTTCCATGAGCTTATGCAGGTTCTTTTTAAGCGAGCCCGCTACCCTGAACAGTTATACCGTACCTGTGATGGTCTATTCAAGCTAAAGCGGGACTTTCCAATAGAAGAGTTTGATAAAGCATGTAAATATGTTCTAAAAAATAAGCTTTATACCTACTATTTCTTTAAAACGTACTTGAAAAGGGTATTGCCAACATTGAGGAAGAATCGTTGGTAAAAGACGCATTACCAGAACATCCCAATATACGGGGTAGAACATATTATGCAAGTAGCCAGCCGACACTCTTTGATCAACAAAAGGACGGATTGGGTGCACAATGACCAAGAAATAGCTAAAAGAACATAATAACCGATACAAATACACTAAAATGAACATTGAAACACAAATGAGAGCGTTACGCCTACATGGCATGGAACGCAACTGGAAAGCTCTGAACGAAACACGTCGGAGCACTGAACTCACTCTTTCTGAAGGGTTAACCCTCTTGTTGCAGGCAGAAGTAGATGAACGGGACGAAAAGCAGTTTGACCGCCTTAAGCAGAATGCGGGGTTCCGCTACCAGGCTTCGATAGAAGAGATAAATATGGTAGCTACCAGAGGGTTGGATAAGGGAATGGTCACTACCTTGGCTACGGGCGAGTACATCAAAAAAGGAGATCCGATACTGATCAGTGGCGCTACAGGCTGCGGGAAGAGTTTTCTAGCGTCCGCCTTAGGTCATCAAGCTTGTGCGCAAAGTTATAAAGTACTCTACTTTAATCTGCAAAAACTACTTCTAAAGACGAAAATGGCTCGTTTGTGTTAATTAACACGTATATTTTTTGTTCCATAAGTTTGTATTGTCAGCGGTACATCCATAACATTCTTACTTCCAAACCCTCCCGCGTTCACTTCAAAAGATTTGTTTAGGGGAGCGGTAATGATTACTTCCTGCAATATGGTTGTTGAATCTTTTTTGACTTCTTGAGCATATAGAGAAGCGGAAAAAGTTGCACTCAAAAAAAGGTAAGATGAAAGAACTACTGCATTTTTTCGTATTGATGTGCGAGGTAAATTACACTGTAGTACACAGAAACACTTATTAATAGATTTATTCATATATTTTATGAGCTAATTATTTTATATTTGCAATTAACGCAACATTGTTGCGAATGTAGTGATTATTTTTATAAACGCAACCGCGTTGCATTAATAAATTATTAGAAAGATGAAGCAACCAAGAAATACTGCTGCTAAGGCAGAAATATTAAGTTTTATCAGTCAGTCTGAGATTGCACTATCTCATTCTGAAATACAACACACTCTGAAAGGCTTATGTGATAGAGTAACTACTTACAGAATATTGGATAGATTGGTATCAGAAGGACTTATCCATAAGATTGCCAATATTGATGGGATAGTAAAGTATGCTGCATGTCATAATTGTTCTGCTATGACACATCATCATGATCATCTGCACTTTAGCTGTGAACAATGTCATACGATAATCTGTCTTGAAGATATTGAACCTACTTATAAAGTACCTGAAAAATATAAGATAAAACAAGTGAATTTTATTGTCTCAGGAATTTGTCCTGAATGTGCATAATACGACTCCAAATAGATTGTTTTTGTAGATCAATAGAAGAATGCTTTATATCAACCAGACTAACATATCTGATGTGTTAAAAAAGCAGAATAATTATTCGAGTTCATAACTATTGTTATAATCATGAATTCGGTGACTAGAATATAAATCTCTCTAAAAACATTTCCCAAGTTAGGTCGAGCTTGGGAAATGTTTTCATTTATATTATTAATGTTTGTAAACTAATTTGAGGAATTCGTTATACAGGACGCTAATCCTCGTAAAAAAATATAGTTATGAAGTACTCATTACAAGACATCCTTTTAGAGATTCATAACAAGGAGGGTAAGATTTTATCACAGAGCAAGAGATTGATTGATGAAGCTTACGAAATGACCTTGTATCTCCAAGACCTGTTATTTTCGGTCAAGAAATATGTTATTGAAGAAGGGTTTAAAACTGATAAAGAAGAGATACACTTTTTCCATACCATTAAACCGCAAATCCTTGGAAAGCTAATCTATTACAATAAGGTATACCGTATAGAAACTGGTTGCCCCGTTAATAATGGTAAAATATATCACACCTATTTTACAAGCCGTTTGCAGGAATTGAAAAAAGAATACGCTGAGCATATTTGTAACTCAGATTTTTATAGATATTACCGCTCAGGAAGGTCTGATAAAAATGAAATGTATTTCCGACTTGGCAACATTAACTATCATGATGGACTTAATAGTTTCGTGTTTGAAATAGATGCTCAATTCTCTACTTTTTACGACTATAAGGTAGCTCGAATCATTGCAAATGAATTGTTGTATAATTACTTGCTAACAAAGATCAACCCCGACGAAAACCCCGATGTTATTTTTAAAAATTCTGAATCAACAAAAGATGTTTTTTGGACAGATAGCAAAAACGCAATTATCGAATTGGTGTATGCTCTTTATGCTTCTGGTGCTATTTCCCATGGTAAAATCGGTATCCGAAAAATAAGCTTAATCTTTCAGATTCTTTTCAGAATCCCTCTCGGCGATTTGCATCACGCTTTCCACCGAATGAAAACCCGAAGTGGATCTAGAACCGCATTTTTAGACCAGCTCAAAATATCACTCGAAGAATATATGGATAAAGAGCTTTAGCTATCTCCTATATTAGATTGAAGAGGCTGTATCATTGAATAAAATTTGATACAGCCTCTTTTCTTTGCCCATATCTGCCAATTGGCAACCATCATCCAAAATCCTTTACAAACTTTCAAAAAGCCCTAAATACCTCAATAAACAAGGGTTTATCCGGATTACAAAAAACTACCAAACCAATTGGCAAGGCTTGGCGGACAAACTCTGCCATCCTTAGCAATTTTGCATAGTGAACATTAAAAAGCTATGCAATGAAAATTATAACCATTGAAGAGGAAGCGTGGGAACAGCTAAACAGCCGTATCAATGCTATCGCTGACTATCTGAAAAGATTGGAAGACACCAGCTATGATGACCTGTGGCTCAATAACCACGAGGTATGCCAGTACCTACATATTAGCGAGAAAACCTTATGGCGTATGCGTACCAAAGGCGAGCTTGCTCATTCAAAAATCTACGGACAATATTTTTACACCATTGGAGCGATCAAGGATATGCTCAATGCCAATGCCGTACAGAGCAGTGACGAGTATGTGGGAGAACTTATGGCAAAAGGTAAAAGTTATATCGAAAAAGGTAGAAAGTTGAAATCAGGCAAACTATAAAATGCATCCCTATGAATATTGACCGAATGGAATTTTTGGCGTGGATGGAACGCATAATTGACCGCTTTGATATGCTTAGCGACCATATTGATGATTCACAAAAGAAACGCAACAGCATTGACGGCGAAGAATTGTTGGATAATCAGGATTTACTTCAGATGCTAAAAATCAGTAACCGTTCCTTACAGCGGTATCGCTCTATCGGGAAGTTACCCTATTATACAATAAGCGGAAAACTGTATTATAAACTATCCGATGTGCATCAATTTATCCGAGAAAGTTTCACTGCCCCTTTACCCAAAGTGAAAGGACAATAAGTGACAAACACTGCCTCTGAGTGCCAATTAATGCAATGTAGTGACCGCCTGATTTACTTTAGGCATCGAACTATAAAATTTTCAAATTATGAGCGAAGAAACTGCAAATAAACAGGAATCTCCCGAACAACTATCGGAGATATTACTGGTATTGGATAAAGAGAAGATGAAAATCCAAGCCGTAAAAAGTATTGACGAAAACGGGGAAATGGAAACCGTTGACCCCACCAAGAAAAACCAAAACCAGTTTATGCGGGTGGACAAGAGTGGTGATCTATTCTCCAATTTCTTTTCTAATTTTTTCAGTCAGTTGAAAAACCCTACCAATTTCTCCTTTTTCAAAGTACCTGCTGATGAAGCCGTAAATAAAGCAAAAGAAATGCAGAAACAAGTGGATAAACCAACTCTAGAGGGTGAAAAAATAATGAAGGAACATGAAGTAAAAACAGAACCACAACAGGATAAAAAACCAGAAAATAAAAACGATATGGAAACAACACAAACAGCACCGGAAACAAGTGGATACCGCTTCAAGCAGGAACAGATTGATTGGGAAACCATGAATAATCTTGGACTAAGTAAAGAAAAACTTAAAAAAATGAATCTGCTTGATCCGTTATTAAGAGGTTTCAAGACCAATGAATTGGTACCCGTAAGTCTTAATCTTGGCACTGCGGTTACTCGTATGGATGCCCGACTTTCACTACAACAAAATGATCAGGGAGCCGTTGTGGTTGCTATTCATGGTATTCGTAAGGAACCCAACCTGAACTTTGAATTTTTTGGACATAAGTTTACCAAAGAAGACAAAGACAATTTACTTCAATCGGCCAATATGGGACGAGTAGTTAATTTGACCAATCCCAAAACAAGCGAAA
It includes:
- a CDS encoding helix-turn-helix domain-containing protein, giving the protein MNIDRMEFLAWMERIIDRFDMLSDHIDDSQKKRNSIDGEELLDNQDLLQMLKISNRSLQRYRSIGKLPYYTISGKLYYKLSDVHQFIRESFTAPLPKVKGQ
- the istA gene encoding IS21 family transposase — its product is MFEYLKSRLDYYEKELKRTGVTKQLLWQEYIESDPTGYSYPQFTYHLRQQLISRKGSMVMEHIAGDKLYIDFSGKKLHYIDRSTGELIACEIFVACLPFSDYAFAIAVRSQQTPDFLYALSCCLEAMGGVPKAIVPDNLKAAVIKADKYEPVLNQSMEDFANHYGTVVVPARSGRPKDKSLVENQVKMIYSRVFAPLRNQQFFDIHALNQAISTCMVKHNQTRMQQKPYCREERFLSVEKATLGELPSERFELKYYAELKVGNNGHIYLQRNKHYYSVPFTYIGMKVKLIYTRTMVSIYCQGKQIAVHIRSYQENTYTTVAEHLKSEHQAYKKRSHETYLARAREHSPEFHELMQVLFKRARYPEQLYRTCDGLFKLKRDFPIEEFDKACKYVLKNKLYTYYFFKTYLKRVLPTLRKNRW
- a CDS encoding ATP-binding protein encodes the protein MNIETQMRALRLHGMERNWKALNETRRSTELTLSEGLTLLLQAEVDERDEKQFDRLKQNAGFRYQASIEEINMVATRGLDKGMVTTLATGEYIKKGDPILISGATGCGKSFLASALGHQACAQSYKVLYFNLQKLLLKTKMARLC
- a CDS encoding helix-turn-helix domain-containing protein; its protein translation is MKIITIEEEAWEQLNSRINAIADYLKRLEDTSYDDLWLNNHEVCQYLHISEKTLWRMRTKGELAHSKIYGQYFYTIGAIKDMLNANAVQSSDEYVGELMAKGKSYIEKGRKLKSGKL
- a CDS encoding DUF3945 domain-containing protein, which codes for MSEETANKQESPEQLSEILLVLDKEKMKIQAVKSIDENGEMETVDPTKKNQNQFMRVDKSGDLFSNFFSNFFSQLKNPTNFSFFKVPADEAVNKAKEMQKQVDKPTLEGEKIMKEHEVKTEPQQDKKPENKNDMETTQTAPETSGYRFKQEQIDWETMNNLGLSKEKLKKMNLLDPLLRGFKTNELVPVSLNLGTAVTRMDARLSLQQNDQGAVVVAIHGIRKEPNLNFEFFGHKFTKEDKDNLLQSANMGRVVNLTNPKTSETIPSIISVDRLTNELVALRTDKIKIPDEIKGIKLDDAQKQTLMEGKPLQLDGMISKKGTEFSAMVQFNADKRYVEFLFDRSNTNKQKQSNGQNNQQTNQQNQSQEAPKTFRGKELDNEQHQKFKDGQTVYVSGLVDKKGKEYNGYITFNKETNKTDFSFQNPNKIKEQAKPTEVHKTQTAVNSEGKTNEATKNIKEPLKSGQKSPDSKKQQEEQEKPKAPAKSKGRKM
- a CDS encoding RteC domain-containing protein, which produces MKYSLQDILLEIHNKEGKILSQSKRLIDEAYEMTLYLQDLLFSVKKYVIEEGFKTDKEEIHFFHTIKPQILGKLIYYNKVYRIETGCPVNNGKIYHTYFTSRLQELKKEYAEHICNSDFYRYYRSGRSDKNEMYFRLGNINYHDGLNSFVFEIDAQFSTFYDYKVARIIANELLYNYLLTKINPDENPDVIFKNSESTKDVFWTDSKNAIIELVYALYASGAISHGKIGIRKISLIFQILFRIPLGDLHHAFHRMKTRSGSRTAFLDQLKISLEEYMDKEL
- a CDS encoding Fur family transcriptional regulator → MKQPRNTAAKAEILSFISQSEIALSHSEIQHTLKGLCDRVTTYRILDRLVSEGLIHKIANIDGIVKYAACHNCSAMTHHHDHLHFSCEQCHTIICLEDIEPTYKVPEKYKIKQVNFIVSGICPECA